A stretch of Natronococcus sp. CG52 DNA encodes these proteins:
- a CDS encoding carbohydrate kinase family protein, translated as MTPNVLVAGETLIDFLPERPGPISSVEGFDRRPGGAPANVAVALERLERTPLFWTRVGDDPFGRYLRETIDGHGLPDRFVELDPDAKTTLAFVTHDETGDREFSFYRDGTADTRLEPGRIDDATLENLEWVHAGGVALSSGSSRDATLDLLERAADRGCTVSFDPNARPELWPDEEAFRNVVRDALEHVGVLKAAEEELEALGFEGADVEELAREALEFGPATVFATRGDEGAIAVAGDDAPWSGTASHPGYEADVVDTTGAGDAFVAGTIAALSDGQDLEETLAFANAVGASATTAPGAMTALPDRESVQTIRENEASKADSDT; from the coding sequence ATGACTCCGAACGTTCTGGTCGCCGGCGAGACGCTGATCGACTTCCTCCCCGAACGACCCGGCCCGATCTCGAGCGTCGAGGGCTTCGACCGACGGCCCGGCGGCGCGCCCGCGAACGTCGCCGTGGCACTCGAGCGACTCGAGCGAACGCCGCTGTTCTGGACCCGCGTCGGCGACGACCCGTTCGGCCGCTACCTCCGGGAGACGATCGACGGACACGGTCTTCCGGACCGGTTCGTCGAACTCGATCCCGACGCGAAGACGACGCTCGCGTTCGTCACCCACGACGAGACCGGCGATCGCGAGTTCTCCTTCTACCGCGACGGAACGGCAGACACCCGCCTCGAACCCGGCCGGATCGACGACGCAACCCTCGAAAACCTCGAGTGGGTCCACGCCGGCGGGGTCGCCCTCTCGAGCGGCTCCTCGCGGGACGCCACGCTGGACCTGCTCGAGCGCGCCGCCGACCGGGGCTGTACGGTCTCGTTCGATCCCAACGCCAGGCCGGAGCTGTGGCCCGACGAGGAGGCGTTCCGAAACGTCGTCCGGGACGCCCTCGAGCACGTCGGCGTCCTGAAAGCGGCCGAGGAGGAGCTCGAGGCGCTCGGCTTCGAGGGAGCTGACGTCGAGGAACTGGCTCGCGAGGCCCTCGAGTTCGGACCCGCCACCGTCTTCGCCACTCGAGGCGACGAGGGGGCGATCGCCGTCGCCGGGGACGACGCACCCTGGTCGGGAACGGCCAGCCACCCCGGCTACGAGGCCGACGTCGTCGACACGACCGGCGCGGGCGACGCGTTCGTCGCCGGAACGATCGCCGCGCTCTCCGACGGGCAGGATCTCGAGGAGACGCTCGCGTTCGCCAACGCCGTCGGCGCGAGCGCGACGACCGCCCCGGGCGCGATGACGGCGCTCCCGGATCGCGAATCCGTGCAGACGATCAGGGAGAACGAGGCGTCGAAAGCCGATTCGGATACCTGA
- a CDS encoding aldo/keto reductase: MEYTRLGSTGLEVSRFCLGCMNFGGEQPWMLDDEERSRELIDRALDLGINFFDTANVYSHGESEEILGRAITDYDRDELVIATKVYGDMGDGPNRRGLSRKHIFDQCRASLERLGLDYVDLYQIHRFDDETPIEETLSALDSLVEEGLVRYVGASTMPAWKFAKLLYTADVENYERFVCMQPEYNAVDRHEEANLLPLCADEGIGVIPWSPLAGGFLTGKYDRDDDDPDGDVRAATDEYTRERFAEENWEVLEAIREVADEVDASAAQVSLAWLLHRDVVDAPIIGPKSIDHLEENVGALEVSLTDEQLERIEAPKTPRWPAPGKD; this comes from the coding sequence ATGGAGTACACCCGACTCGGATCGACCGGCCTCGAGGTCTCGCGGTTCTGCCTCGGCTGTATGAACTTCGGCGGCGAGCAGCCGTGGATGCTCGACGACGAGGAGCGCAGCCGCGAACTCATCGACCGCGCGCTCGACCTCGGCATCAACTTCTTCGACACGGCGAACGTCTACTCGCACGGCGAGAGCGAGGAAATCCTCGGTCGGGCGATCACCGACTACGACCGGGACGAGCTGGTGATCGCGACGAAGGTCTACGGTGACATGGGCGACGGGCCGAACAGGCGGGGGCTGTCCCGAAAGCACATCTTCGACCAGTGTCGGGCGAGTCTCGAGCGACTCGGCCTCGACTACGTCGACCTCTACCAGATCCACCGGTTCGACGACGAGACCCCGATCGAGGAGACGCTGTCGGCGCTCGACTCGCTGGTCGAGGAGGGGCTCGTCCGGTACGTCGGGGCGAGCACGATGCCGGCCTGGAAGTTCGCGAAACTGCTGTACACCGCCGACGTGGAGAACTACGAGCGGTTCGTCTGTATGCAGCCGGAGTACAACGCCGTCGACCGCCACGAGGAGGCGAACCTCCTGCCGCTGTGTGCCGACGAGGGGATCGGCGTCATCCCCTGGTCGCCGCTAGCCGGCGGCTTCCTCACGGGGAAGTACGACCGCGACGACGACGATCCCGACGGCGACGTCCGCGCCGCGACCGACGAGTACACGCGGGAGCGGTTCGCCGAAGAAAACTGGGAGGTCCTCGAGGCGATCCGCGAGGTCGCCGACGAGGTCGACGCGAGTGCCGCGCAGGTGAGCCTCGCCTGGCTGCTCCACCGGGACGTCGTCGACGCGCCGATCATCGGTCCGAAGTCGATCGACCACCTCGAGGAGAACGTCGGCGCGCTCGAGGTGTCACTCACCGACGAACAACTCGAGCGCATCGAGGCCCCGAAGACGCCGCGCTGGCCCGCGCCGGGGAAGGACTGA